One part of the Salvelinus fontinalis isolate EN_2023a chromosome 4, ASM2944872v1, whole genome shotgun sequence genome encodes these proteins:
- the LOC129854496 gene encoding alpha-protein kinase 3-like isoform X3, protein MSSRRLMTRSYSVGDGRSSSHNGDDVIGSSRASSRSYLSDVRPENSYSSHSYSQYRPSRSTLHCVMAHLTEETQPSFETTLKSRAVSETCSIKFTCEVSGHPAPEVTWYKDDLQLDRYCGLPKYNISRNGQNHSLHIYNCTMEDAAIYQASARNNKGIVSCSGVLEVGTMSEYKIHQQYFAKIKLKAEKTRRELEEPKPWDKENHGSPGSRQETLRTISPDRSQRKRRSPMDPSLSAPSFMEDEVVEESTQAHAGEAEARLQDTPVVGEEKRESNRAGSSNVNRQAAITENSSNKGRTYVYDSVEKSFAPHTPKTSLAKKKIKISNGEDSGMTADSQAGKKPEERGMSKEGEVSVTPCLVESSPSLGSSEEALEVESAVETSASKTESVKYMNQSERAPLNNTVSVMEEVKVQVKEKVPVQTPPHNGEPSILSPSTGLLSTGETVSGNKSQNAAGAQVTQDVGNNNIMGSQSTVPPVTSSQPSPSAKLKPQPSPSAKIQPQPSPSAKIQPQPSPPSAKSQPRQPSPPSAKSQPQPRQPSPPSEKSQSQPRQPSPPSAKPQPQPRQPSPPSEKSQSQPHQPSPPSVTSQPQPRQPSPPSAKSQSQPHQPSPPSVTSQPQPSPPSVKSQPQPNPPSAKLQPHPLQSSPSVKSQLGPSVTPQPDPPSAKLQPQPHPPSAKLQLQPQPQIRLPSRSEKLQASPYVKPQPQQSPSAKLQPQPRQPSPSPNLQRQPSSSVTPQPQASPSVTTPQVLSNTPEDIKTHQSNVTDMEVDDKPSVLEHLNSTTTPLKGQTECLGKDSASVLEVLNSDTYSIHGTGTAVEVAGESVKSVLTSPCKSSEAVSALPQRLCEQSGDQLSVEETSTCLKNVSLSRLPAQLGGEVTQNHRQTEREWNGTPVGQEPVILTIRRKLDGQSPSPQQRSPSSSDREVTANANKRSPTLHNPPSRSASDKMTQGTQDHSRGSSESHTLPFTEPLKSPLESPGVGEKTLGCSVSSVGQQGEVKIAIKTVGETEIQVDVKVQGNHLAELHAQGGSYERRADMETVYKVSKVQEGEIERLTKAPEKKTVESIAVAVWDEKSIPVLKIAECQGLSLKPRFQPIIPDTSQTADTTTSVPNTNISEQQTKAPTPVAKVMSIADILRSQMEKSAPTEVSPVPPISVAPISVATISMPLIQSLNTDQQPKCPPSTDIQDVRMQSPELRMDETEYRQEPEKDTCKKETDTSVGSISASNVEYRFNTYEPERFESPIVTPMTEASPKAFVIPPISIVDMDGTLENSNPPVCILTDIECVMDTDQEHLLDHNADISLAANKDGQKKYSLVTPEQKSLDITVPPTSISSVTFTAEKQQTLENTVKEMDSSHSLPPVFTSQHGRDKRCASPLSERSTESSSLPSATENQSFSTKNTGFTNNIATPTLQPVSEKRKDSSPDTGIILGRSEACKPDVPQPGPQTVRRFDTKGSPSSETKGYVPVPTIPLDSKSSPSKEVNVEEYSKPDSSTSVSVTESSTGLLKESDSVSPMPSATPQELASGARRKILIPKPKGEDPEAVASQIDTQSPQREGVLRMSSRLSPESSSPMSPGLSRRSPLLQPPNGQRTPPTERRSPLLSRRKLAPTPETLKQSQEPALETTDTTKTEEKPAKKDKHNPFKAPQVIRKIRGEPFSDAAGHLKLWCQFFNVLSDSTIKWIKDEVEIAEVKRSAGDETQVALAIVQTSSRDCGVYGCTITNEYGTDTTDFLLSVDILSGMFLREDQEVGEEIEMSPLLFTKGLADSGVWGSKFFGRIVMEEAHIGEGCSHKACRVKVIYGLEPVFESGTTCYIKVKSPIAYYGVKEESNLVERNLAITQQECRLQNIAREYCKIFAAECRVIGTFGEALEVIPVHLIYRPANTIPHATVESDLKGVYLRYCLMDATGRLVMRTGSEAALKCCALQHWILQWTNGNMLLTRMEGVDFKITNVGISIKSKGYQSLTITENPNVFEQFVSQHQCNYYCGLLSLRSLKTQDSLQTPAKPKCSRSPLLHRRMGGSSSPQPSRKATGSPRLIRKPAQPEDSKATAKYKAVDDPNVVRS, encoded by the exons ATGAGTTCCAGGAGGCTGATGACACGCTCCTACTCTGTGGGGGACGGCAGGTCCAGCTCCCACAATGGAGATGATGTCATAGGGAGTAGCAGAGCCAGCAGCCGCAGCTACCTCTCTGATGTCAGGCCTGAAAACAG CTACTCCAGTCACAGCTATTCTCAATACAGGCCATCAAG GAGCACACTACATTGTGTTATGGCACATTTAACGGAGGAGACCCAGCCATCCTTTGAGACGACATTAAAGTCAAGAGCCGTATCTGAAACCTGTAGCATCAAGTTCACCTGTGAGGTGTCAG GTCACCCCGCTCCAGAAGTGACATGGTATAAAGATGATTTGCAATTGGACAGATACTGTGGACTACCTAAATACAACATTTCCCGCAATGGACAAAACCATTCACTGCACATTTACAA TTGCACTATGGAGGATGCAGCCATCTACCAGGCGTCAGCCAGGAACAACAAAGGCATTGTGTCCTGCTCTGGAGTCCTTGAGGTGGGGACGATGAGCGAATACAAGATCCACCAGCAGTACTTCGCCAAGATCAAACTGAAGGCCGAAAAGACACGCAGAGAGCTGGAGGAGCCCAAGCCGTGGGACAAGGAGAACCACGGGTCTCCTGGTAGTCGGCAGGAAACACTGAGGACCATCAGTCCAGACCGGTCCCAGAGGAAGCGACGGTCCCCCATGGACCCCAGCCTCAGTGCCCCCAGCTTTATGGAGGATGAAGTGGTTGAGGAGAGCACTCAGGCTCATGCTGGGGAGGCAGAGGCCAGGCTACAGGACACACCTGTGGTGGGAGAAGAAAAACGGGAATCTAACAGGGCTGGGTCTTCCAATGTCAATAGACAGGCAGCTATTACAGAAAATAGCAGCAACAAAGGCCGGACGTATGTTTACGATTCAGTGGAGAAGTCTTTTGCTCCACACACACCAAAAACATCACTGGCCAAGAAGAAGATAAAGATCTCCAATGGAGAGGATAGTGGGATGACAGCTGATAGCCAAGCAGGGAAGAAgcctgaggagagagggatgagtaaagaaggagaggtcagtgtgACACCTTGTCTGGTTGAGTCCTCACCCTCACTGGGGTCATCAGAAGAGGCCCTGGAAGTGGAGAGTGCTGTTGAAACTTCAGCCTCAAAGACAGAGAGTGTAAAATACATGAATCAGTCTGAGAGAGCCCCACTGAACAACACTGTGTCAGTAATGGAAGAAGTGAAGGTCCAAGTGAAGGAGAAAGTACCTGTACAAACCCCACCACACAACGGAGAGCCTAGCATCCTGTCTCCTTCTACTGGGCTCCTCTCTACAGgggaaaccgtctcagggaataAGAGTCAGAATGCTGCAGGGGCTCAGGTGACCCAAGATGTTGGAAATAACAATATTATGGGGAGTCAGAGTACAGTTCCTCCTGTCACCTCATCACAACCAAGTCCTTCAGCTAAACTAAAACCACAACCAAGTCCTTCAGCTAAAATACAACCACAACCAAGTCCTTCAGCTAAAATACAACCACAACCAAGTCCTCCTTCAGCGAAATCACAACCACGTCAACCAAGTCCTCCTTCAGCGAAATCACAACCACAACCACGTCAACCAAGTCCTCCTTCAGAGAAATCACAATCACAACCACGTCAACCAAGTCCTCCTTCAGcgaaaccacaaccacaaccacgtCAACCAAGTCCTCCTTCAGAGAAATCACAATCACAACCACATCAACCAAGTCCTCCTTCTGTGACGTCACAGCCACAACCACGTCAACCAAGTCCTCCTTCAGCGAAATCACAATCACAACCACATCAACCAAGTCCTCCTTCTGTGACGTCACAGCCACAACCAAGTCCTCCTTCTGTGAAGTCACAGCCACAACCAAATCCTCCTTCTGCGAAACTACAACCACACCCACTTCAATCAAGCCCTTCAGTAAAATCACAACTAGGTCCCTCAGTAACACCACAACCAGATCCTCCTTCTGCGAAACTACAACCACAACCAC ATCCTCCTTCTGCGAAACTACaactacaaccacaaccacaaataCGTCTACCAAGTCGTTCAGAGAAACTCCAAGCAAGTCCTTATGtgaaaccacaaccacaacagaGTCCTTCTGCGAAACTACAACCACAACCACGTCAACCAAGTCCTTCCCCGAATCTACAACGACAACCAAGTTCCTCTGTCACACCACAACCACAAGCAAGTCCTTCAGTAACAACTCCACAGGTGTTGAGCAACACACCAGAGGACATTAAAACCCATCAAAGCAACGTAACAGACATGGAGGTAGACGATAAGCCTTCTGTCCTGGAACAcctaaacagcaccactactccCCTAAAAGGTCAAACTGAATGCCTGGGGAAGGATTCAGCATCAGTGCTTGAGGTGCTAAACTCAGATACTTATTCCATCCATGGAACTGGAACTGCAGTTGAAGTTGCTGGGGAATCAGTGAAGTCAGTACTAACATCACCCTGTAAGAGCAGCGAGGCTGTCTCTGCCTTGCCTCAGCGTCTGTGTGAACAGTCAGGAGATCAGCTGTCTGTGGAGGAAACAAGCACGTGCCTAAAGAATGTGTCTTTGTCTCGGCTGCCTGCGCAGCTGGGTGGGGAG GTTACACagaaccacagacagacagagagagagtggaatgGAACACCTGTCGGGCAAGAACCTGTAATACTAACCATCCGGAGAAAGCTGGACGGACAATCACCTTCGCCACAACAACGTTCTCCATCGTCATCGGACAGAGAAGTCACAGCAAATGCCAACAAACGGTCTCCTACTTTGCACAATCCTCCGAGCCGATCGGCCTCTGACAAAATGACGCAGGGCACACAGGATCATTCCAGGGGATCAAGTGAGAGCCATACATTACCTTTTACAGAGCCACTAAAGTCACCCCTGGAAAGCCCGGGTGTTGGTGAGAAAACCTTGGGGTGTAGTGTTTCCTCAGTAGGCCAGCAAGGCGAAGTTAAGATAGCTATAAAAACCGTTGGTGAGACAGAAATACAAGTTGACGTTAAAGTACAGGGTAATCATTTGGCTGAGTTACATGCACAGGGAGGCAGTTATGAGAGAAGGGCTGACATGGAAACTGTTTATAAAGTTAGCAAAGTTCAGGAAGGTGAAATTGAAAGACTTACGAAAGCACCTGAAAAGAAAACCGTTGAAAGTATAGCAGTGGCTGTATGGGATGAGAAGAGTATACCTGTGTTGAAGATAGCAGAATGCCAAGGTCTTTCTCTAAAACCCCGCTTTCAGCCTATTATTCCAGACACATCACAGACGGCAGACACAACAACAAGTGTCCCAAACACAAACATCTCAGAGCAACAAACAAAAGCCCCAACACCTGTAGCCAAAGTAATGTCTATTGCCGATATTCTAAGGTCACAAATGGAGAAAAGTGCCCCTACAGAAGTAAGTCCAGTGCCACCAATTTCAGTGGCACCTATTTCAGTAGCTACCATTTCAATGCCCCTTATACAAAGTCTAAACACAGACCAACAACCTAAATGTCCCCCATCAACTGACATACAGGATGTGAGAATGCAAAGTCCAGAGTTGAGGATGGATGAGACAGAGTACAGGCAGGAACCTGAGAAAGACACTTGTAAGAAGGAAACCGATACGTCTGTCGGTTCTATTTCAGCTTCAAATGTAGAATATAGATTTAATACCTATGAACCAGAACGATTTGAGTCCCCCATAGTTACTCCTATGACTGAAGCCTCACCTAAAGCTTTTGTTATTCCTCCTATTTCTATTGTAGACATGGATGGCACTTTAGAGAACAGTAATCCTCCTGTATGTATATTAACCGACATTGAATGTGTCATGGATACAGACCAGGAGCATCTTTTGGACCATAATGCTGATATTAGTCTGGCTGCGAATAAGGATGGTCAAAAAAAGTATTCTCTTGTTACTCCAGAGCAGAAGTCCTTGGACATTACAGTTCCTCCTACATCCATCTCATCTGTTACCTTCACTGCAGAGAAACAACAAACACTAGAAAATACAGTCAAAGAGATGGATTCTTCACACTCACTGCCTCCAGTGTTCACCAGTCAACATGGCAGAGACAAAAGATGTGCTTCTCCCCTTTCGGAGCGTTCAACAGAATCTAGCTCACTTCCTAGTGCCACTGAGAACCAAAGTTTTTCTACAAAAAATACAGGATTTACAAACAACATTGCAACCCCTACATTGCAACCTGTCAGTGAAAAACGGAAAGACTCTTCACCAGATACTGGTATTATTTTAGGTCGGAGTGAAGCATGCAAACCTGATGTTCCTCAGCCTGGTCCTCAGACAGTACGAAGGTTTGATACCAAGGGTTCCCCAAGTAGTGAGACAAAAGGGTATGTACCTGTTCCCACCATTCCGTTGGATAGCAAAAGCTCTCCATCCAAGGAGGTGAACGTTGAGGAATATTCAAAGCCAGACTCTTCAACATCTGTCTCAGTCACTGAAAGCAGTACTGGCCTGCTGAAGGAATCAGACAGTGTGTCCCCCATGCCCTCAGCCACCCCACAGGAGCTGGCCTCTGGCGCTAGACGCAAAATCTTAATCCCGAAACCCAAAGGAGAGGACCCTGAAGCTGTTGCTTCACAGATTGACACCCAGAGCCCTCAGAGAGAGGGGGTCCTCAGGATGAGCTCCAGGCTATCCCCAGAGTCCTCCTCTCCCATGTCCCCTGGTCTGTCCCGCAGGTCGCCCCTGCTGCAGCCCCCTAATGGCCAGCGCACCCCTCCAACAGAGAGACGCTCCCCACTGCTCAGTAGGAGGAAGCTGGCTCCAACACCAGAGACCCTCAAACAGAGCCAGGAACCTGCCCTGGAGACAACAGACACTACCAAGACTGAGGAGAAACCAGCTAAGAAGGACAAGCATAACCCATTCAAAG cTCCTCAGGTCATCAGGAAGATTAGAGGAGAGCCCTTCTCAGATGCGGCAGGACATCTGAAGCTGTGGTGCCAGTTTTTCAACGTTCTTAGTGACTCCACAATTAAGTGGATCAAGGATGAGGTGGAGATCGCTGAGGTTAAAAGAAG TGCAGGAGATGAGACTCAGGTAGCCTTGGCTATTGTCCAGACATCCAGCAGAGACTGTGGAGTTTATGGCTGCACCATCACTAATGAATACGGGACAGACACAACAGACTTCCTACTGAGTGTTGACA TACTCTCTGGCATGTTTCTGCGTGAGGATCAAGAAG tgggagaggagatagagatgaGTCCACTACTGTTCACCAAGGGCCTGGCTGACTCTGGCGTCTGGGGAAGTAAGTTCTTTGGGCGTATCGTGATGGAGGAGGCCCATATAGGAGAGGGCTGCTCCCACAAGGCCTGCAGAGTGAAGGTCATCTATGGGCTGGAGCCAGTGTTTGAGTCTGGGACCACATGTTACATTAAGGTGAAGAGCCCCATCGCCTACTACGGAGTCAAGGAGGAGAGCAACCTGGTCGAGAGGAACCTGGCAATCACCCAACAG GAATGTCGACTTCAGAACATTGCTCGTGAATACTGCAAGATCTTTGCTGCGGAATGTAGGGTGATAGGAACCTTTGGAGAAGCGCTGGA AGTGATCCCAGTCCACCTTATATATCGGCCTGCCAACACCATTCCCCATGCTACGGTGGAGTCTGACCTGAAGGGGGTCTATCTGAGGTACTGTCTGATGGACGCTACAGGCCGGCTGGTCATGAGAACTGGCTCAGAGGCGGCACTGAAGTGTTGTGCTCTGCAGCACTGGATCCTCCAGTGGACCAATGGAAACATGCTGCTCACTCGGATGGAAG GTGTTGACTTCAAGATCACAAACGTTGGAATTTCCATCAAATCGAAAGG GTACCAAAGTCTCACGATCACAGAGAACCCCAATGTGTTTGAGCAGTTTGTCTCTCAGCACCAGTGTAACTACTACTGCGGCCTCCTCAGCCTGAGGTCCCTGAAGACACAGGACTCCCTGCAGACCCCAGCCAAACCCAAGTGCTCCAGGAGCCCCCTGCTCCACCGCAGGATGGGCGGCTCCTCCAG TCCCCAGCCCTCCAGGAAGGCCACAGGAAGCCCCCGGCTGATCAGAAAGCCAGCACAGCCAGAGGACAGCAAAGCCACCGCCAAGTACAAGGCCGTTGATGACCCCAATGTTGTCCGAAGTTAG